One genomic region from Phragmites australis chromosome 1, lpPhrAust1.1, whole genome shotgun sequence encodes:
- the LOC133915561 gene encoding probable WRKY transcription factor 50, whose translation MSSYSSLLSLSPADLVGGAEFMVNGDADDMAAAASVSSYLSFDNDVTEDYYHPPEVAAFLDTLQADADYCVSGKAGSSGGEAGKESQPDASVLSSVSLANHDNINEGSTCGDGSTSLLSSKCGKIAFKTMSHVDVLDDGYRWRKYGKKMVKNSPNPRNYYRCSREGCHVKKRVERERDDARFVITTYDGVHNHPAAPAQSLQGYRLGEGTILRRSDN comes from the exons ATGTCGTCATATTCGTCTCTCCTCTCGTTGAGTCCCGCGGATCTGGTCGGCGGCGCCGAGTTCATGGTGAACGGCGATGCCGACgacatggccgccgccgcctccgtgtCCAGCTACCTCTCCTTTGACAACGATGTCACCGAGGACTACTACCACCCGCCGGAGGTAGCGGCCTTCTTGGATACGTTGCAAGCCGATGCTGACTACTGCGTTAGTGGTAAAGCCGGAAGTagcggtggtgaggccggcaaGGAGAGCCAACCGGATGCATCAGTGCTCAGCTCAGTGAGCCTCGCTAACCACGACAACATCAACGA GGGCTCGACTTGTGGCGACGGCTCGACGAGCCTCCTGAGTAGCAAGTGTGGCAAGATCGCGTTCAAGACGATGTCTCACGTGGACGTGCTGGACGATGGGTACCGGTGGCGGAAGTACGGCAAGAAGATGGTCAAGAACAGCCCAAACCCAAg GAACTACTACCGGTGCTCGAGAGAGGGGTGCCACGTGAAGAAGCGGGTGGAGCGGGAGCGGGACGATGCGCGCTTCGTCATCACCACCTACGACGGCGTCCACAACCACCCCGCCGCGCCGGCGCAGTCGCTGCAGGGCTATCGCCTAGGAGAAGGGACCATCCTCCGGCGCAGTGACAACTGA